A region of the Cyanobium usitatum str. Tous genome:
GTTTTGCCCACGTCGGTGTCGGTGCCGCAGATCACCAGGGCGTTGCTGCCGCTGCTCATGGGCCGGGTCGCTGACCAAGCAGCACTAATACTTCCCAGCTGACGCAGCCATCAGCTGGCCAGCAGTGCAGCAGCCGGCGCAACTGGGCCGCACTGAGGCGGCTGGCCCGGCTGGCGCTTGCCCCGAGGCCCTGTAGCTGCTGCAGGAAGCCGAGGCCGCTGCCGTAGGCGCGGCTGAAGCGCAGCCGGCGGCTGTAGTGGGCCATCAGGCCGCCCCTGCTGGCGGCGGCCAGCAGGGCTTCGGCGGCGGGCAGGCTCAGGGCTGTGCAGGGCACCCCCGCGGCCGCGGCGGCCTGGTGCCACTGGGGAAAACTGGCGCTTGTCGGCACTGCCAGGCCAAGCCAGCCTCCTGGCCGCAACTGTTCGCACCAGTGCTGCACTTGGGCTGGGGGATTATCCAGCCACTGCAAGGCGAAGCTGGAGGTGAGCAGGGAGGCCTGGCCCAGTTGCTGTGGCAGCCCCCGGTTGAGGTCCCAGCCGAGCTGGCCGCCGGCGGCTGCCAGGGGGTTGTGGGCCAGTAGTTCGGGGCAGATATCAAGCTGTAGGAGGGGTTCCTGGCATCCCTGAGCCCGCAGCGCCTGCCCCACCAGCCCGCTGCCGGCGCCGAGATCGGCCCGGGGGCCGGCGGCAAGGGGGAGGGGCGCGCATAGGTGGGCCAGGCGCCAGGCCACCCCCTGCTGCAGGCGGGCATGGCGGGCGTAGTCGGCGGCGTGGCGGCCGAAGCGGCTGCTCACGCGCGCGCTGAACACTGCGTCACGCACTTGATTTGCGTTCATGGCAGGCCCTCGATCCAGCCACACACGGTGGGCACGAGGGCCGGGCTGAGCAGGCAATGCCCCACGCCCGCCAGCACCAGGGTGTCGGCGGCAGGCAGGAGGCTGCGCAGTTGCTGGCGGGATTGCGGACTCACGATTTGATCCTCGCCGCCCTCCACGATCAACACCCGCGCCTGGAGCGGGAAGCCAGGCGGTAAGCCGGCGGTGGCCGCCAACAGGTTTAGATCTTCCGCCAGCAGCTGGCGGCCGGAGGCAGCAAGGGAGGAGTTGGCGATGCCGGGGGGCAGCAGGCTGGCGGGCTGGGGGGCTGCGGCGCGCTCCATGAAGGTTTGCAGCATGGTGCTGGCTTCCGGGCCAGCTAGCTGGCTTGCCATGGCCGCCACGGCGCTGCGTAGCCGGCGGCCGCCGGGGCCCTCGGGCACAAAGCGGCCAAAGCTGGCTAGCAGCACCACCGCATCGGCCTGGGCCAGCACGGCGGCGGGCAGCAAGTGGGGGCCCAGCGAGTGGGCGATCACCAGCTTCAGCCCCTGGCCGCTCTGCCAGGCCACCGGCCTGGGAGCTTGGCCGCCGTAGCCCCGTTCGCCGCCCTGCCACGCCCAGCCGCGGGCGCTCCAGGCGCTGTGGAATGGTTCCCAGCCCTGGGCATCGCCGGCCCAGCCGTGCATGGCGATCAGCTGCATGCAGGACTCCCTAGCGCTGCGAGCAAGCGCGCCGATGTGCCCGCCGGTAGGTCGTGGCGCAGCACCAGCCGCAGCCGCGCCGTGCCTTCAGGCACGGTGGGGGGGCGGATGGCCACGCTCAGCAGTCCGGCAGCTTCCAAGCGTTGTTGCAGCTCGAGAGCCCGGCGATCGTCGCCCACCAGCAGCGGCAGGATCGGCCCGCTGCCTGGCGGCCGCGGCCAGCCGGCCGCTTCGATGCCAGCGCGCCAACGGGCGGCTCGCTGCAGCAGGGCCTCGCCGCGGGGTTCGGCCTGAATCAGGGCCAGGGCAGCCAGGGCGCCGGCGGCCAAAGGTGGGGCCAGGGCCGTGGTGTAGCGGAAGGCGCCGCTGGATTGCAGCAGCCAGTCCCCCACCAGGGCATCGCCGGCCAGAAAGGCCCCACCGCCACCAAAAGCCTTGCCGAAGGTGCCGCTGATCAGGGCGATTTCGGGCTGGTTGTGGCCCAACCCCCGTCCGCCGGGGCCGAGCACTCCCAGGGCATGGGCCTCATCGAGCAGCAGGGCGGCGCCGTGTTCGGCGCAGAGGGCCGTCAGGGCCGCCACATCCACACTGGTGCCCTGCATCGAGAACAGGCTCTCGCTCAGCACCAAAAGCCGCTGCTCGGGAGCGCGCTGGCGGGCAGCTTGCAGCTGGGAGTCGAGCTGGGCTAGGTCGTTGTGGCCGAAGCGCTGCAGCCGGGCACCGCTGGCGCGCACCCCGGTGAGCAGGGAGTGGTGGATAAGCCGGTCGGCCAGCACCAGGCTGTGGCGATCGACCAGGGCCCCTACCGCCGCCAGGTTTGCCTGAAAGCCGCTTGGAAATAGCAGCACCTGCTCGCGCCCCAGCCAGGTCGCCAGCGCTGCCTCTAGCTCGCCATGCACCGGCCGACTGCCGCTCACCAGCCGCGAGGCTCCGGCCCCCAGTCCCTGGCTGGCCGCGGCGGCCTGGGCGGCTGCCACCACCGCGGGGTGACGGCTTAGGCCCAGGTAGTCGTTGCTGGCTAGATCCAGCAGGGGAGTGCTGCTGCCATTGGCAGTGGGCTGCTCCAGGGTGGCGGCGGTTGCGGCGGGGGCAAAGCTGCGCAGGCCGCGGCGGCGCTGGGCGGGGATGGCTGCGAGTTGACGCAGCAATTCATCCCGCCAGCTGGCGGCTCTTTCCCCTGAGGGGGGCGAGGTGGTGCCGGGTTGTGTCAACGACCGGACAGGGCTGCGCAAACGCTAAATCCGAGCTTGTGC
Encoded here:
- a CDS encoding alpha/beta hydrolase family protein, with translation MQLIAMHGWAGDAQGWEPFHSAWSARGWAWQGGERGYGGQAPRPVAWQSGQGLKLVIAHSLGPHLLPAAVLAQADAVVLLASFGRFVPEGPGGRRLRSAVAAMASQLAGPEASTMLQTFMERAAAPQPASLLPPGIANSSLAASGRQLLAEDLNLLAATAGLPPGFPLQARVLIVEGGEDQIVSPQSRQQLRSLLPAADTLVLAGVGHCLLSPALVPTVCGWIEGLP
- a CDS encoding aminotransferase class I/II-fold pyridoxal phosphate-dependent enzyme, which encodes MLRQLAAIPAQRRRGLRSFAPAATAATLEQPTANGSSTPLLDLASNDYLGLSRHPAVVAAAQAAAASQGLGAGASRLVSGSRPVHGELEAALATWLGREQVLLFPSGFQANLAAVGALVDRHSLVLADRLIHHSLLTGVRASGARLQRFGHNDLAQLDSQLQAARQRAPEQRLLVLSESLFSMQGTSVDVAALTALCAEHGAALLLDEAHALGVLGPGGRGLGHNQPEIALISGTFGKAFGGGGAFLAGDALVGDWLLQSSGAFRYTTALAPPLAAGALAALALIQAEPRGEALLQRAARWRAGIEAAGWPRPPGSGPILPLLVGDDRRALELQQRLEAAGLLSVAIRPPTVPEGTARLRLVLRHDLPAGTSARLLAALGSPACS
- a CDS encoding methyltransferase domain-containing protein, translating into MNANQVRDAVFSARVSSRFGRHAADYARHARLQQGVAWRLAHLCAPLPLAAGPRADLGAGSGLVGQALRAQGCQEPLLQLDICPELLAHNPLAAAGGQLGWDLNRGLPQQLGQASLLTSSFALQWLDNPPAQVQHWCEQLRPGGWLGLAVPTSASFPQWHQAAAAAGVPCTALSLPAAEALLAAASRGGLMAHYSRRLRFSRAYGSGLGFLQQLQGLGASASRASRLSAAQLRRLLHCWPADGCVSWEVLVLLGQRPGP